The nucleotide sequence CGGGCGGAGAGGACGAAGACGACGACGCCGCTCAGCAACGCCGCGCTGATGAGAAGGCGCAGGCGCCGCTTGCGGGCGGTATCATCGCGCCGCCGGGCGCCCCGGATGTCGTGTCGCGTCATTGGTGGATGGCGGAAAAACAAAAAACAGTTTGAAATTACAAGCGGGTAAAGATACTCTCAGTTCCTGAATTGTCAATAACCGATGTTGTTTTTGTGATGAAATCCGCAATGAAGACCGATGCCGCCGAACTGCTGAGGGGCGCGGTGGATGTGCTGCTGCCGGACGAACTGCGGCAGCGCCTGGACGCGGGCGCGCCGCTGGTGGTCAAGGCCGGTTTCGACCCGACGGCGCCCGACCTGCACCTCGGCCACACCGTCCTGATCAACAAACTGCGCGAATTCCAGCGCCAGGGGCACGCCGTCAAATTCGTCATCGGCGACTTCACCGGCATGATCGGCGACCCCAGCGGCCGCAGCAAGATGCGCCCGCCGCTGACGCGCGAGCAGGTCATTGAAAACGCCGCGACCTATTCGGCGCAGATTGAGCGGATTCTCGACCGCGACGCCACCGAGATTTGTTTCAACTCAAAATGGCTGGAGAAGTTGCCGGCGAAATCCGTCGTTGAACTGGCCTCGCAGCACACCGTCGCCCGCATGCTCGAGCGCGACGACTTCAGCAAGCGTTACGCCGGCGGCCAGCCCATCGGCATCCACGAGTTTCTGTACCCGCTGTTGCAGGGCTACGACTCGGTCGCGCTGAACGCCGATGTTGAACTCGGCGGCGTGGACCAGAAATTCAACCTGCTGCTCGGCAGGGAACTGCAGAAAAACCACGGCCAGGCGCCGCAGGTGGTGATGACGATGCCGCTGCTTGAGGGGCTGGACGGCGTGCGCAAGATGTCGAAGTCGCTCGACAACACCATCGGCGTCACCGAGCCGGCGGGCGAGATGTTCGGCAAACTGATGTCGCTGTCGGACGAGTTGATGTGGCGCTATTTCACGCTGTTGAGTTTCCGCTCATCGGCGCAGATCGAGGCGCTGAAGCGGCAGGTCGCGGACGGGCGCAATCCGCGCGATGTCAAGTTTGAACTGGCGCGCGAGATCGTCGCCCGCTTTCACGACGCCGGCGCGGCGGAGCGGGCGCACGCCGGTTTCATCGAGCGTTTCAGCAAACACGCGATTCCCGGCGACATCGAGGTGCGCGATGTGTGCATCGAGGGCGACAGCCTGCCGCTGCCGCAACTGATGAAGAAGTCGTCGCTGACCGGCTCGTCGTCGGAGGCGCTGCGGATGATCAAACAGGGCGCGGTTCGGATAGACGGCGAGAAGGTCGGCGACTGCGGTCTTGAAATCAAGGCCGGCAGCGACCATGTCTATCAGATAGGCCGCCGCCGTTTTCAGCGTATCCGCCTGATCAAGTCCTGACCGCGCCGCGCGCTGTTTTCCAGCAGTTTGCGGTGCAGTCGCGCAATCTTGCGCCGCAGTTGCTCCCTGTCGCCGCGGTTGTCAATGACGATGTCCGCGGCCCGCAGCCTTTCCTCGGCGCCGGCCTGGGCCGCGATGATGCGCTTCGCCTGCGCCGCGTCGCCGCCGTCGCGCGCGACAATGCGCCGCACCCGCGTTTCTTCGTCGCAGTCAATGACGACGACGACATCGGCGAGGTCGCTCATGCCGGCCTCAATCAAAAGCGGCGCGGTGATGATGCAGCAGGCGTTGTCCGCGGCCAGCGCAAGCACGCGCTTTTCGGTCTCGCGCCTGACGCGGGGATGGAGTATCGCGTTCAGCCGCCGCCGCGCGTCGTCGTCGCTGAAGATTATCTCGCGCAGCCGGGCGCGGTCGAGCGCGCCGTCGCCGCCGATGATGCCGGCGCCGAAGGCGGCGGCGATTTCATCGAGTTCCGGGCGCCCCGGCGCGGTCAGTTCGCGCGCGATTTCATCGGCATCCACGACCGGCGCGCCGAGCGAGCGGAACACCGCGTTCGCCTCGCTCTTGCCGCAGCCGATGCCGCCGCTCAATCCAATCCGTATCACGGCCATTCCCCGCCGCCGAGCAGCACTCGCAGCGGGTCTCTGAGCGTCTCGCCGAACAGCAGGCAGACCCACCCGGCCAGCGCCAGGTACGGGCCGAACGGTATCCGCGTCGTGCGTTTCCAGCGCCCGGCGGCGATCATCGCAAGGCTCGCCGCAAGCCCGGTGACCGACGCCAGCAGCACGATGCCGGGCAGCGCCTGCCAGCCGAACCAGGCGCCGAGCGCGGCCAGCAGTTTCATGTCGCCGCCGCCCAGCCCCTGTTGCTTCCTGACGGCGGCGTAGCACTGGTTCATCGCGGCGAACGAAAGGTATCCGCCAATCGCGCCCAACACCGCCGACGCGGCGTCGGTGAACAATCCGAAACTGTTGACGGCAAGGCCCAGCCACAGCAGCGGCAGCGTGATTGCATCCGGCAGCAGGCCGTCGCGCAGGTCAATCGCGACCAGCGCAATCAGGCAGGCGCTGAGCGCGGCGCCCGCCGCGAACGCCGGCGGCGCCTGGTGCACCGCCAGCACGCCGACCAGCGCCAGCGCCGTCGCCAGTTCGACAACCGGGTAGCGCGGGCTGATGGGCGCGCGGCACCACGCGCAGCGCCCCCTCAGCGCGAGGTAACTCAGCAGCGGGATGTTGTGCCAAGCCTTCAATGGCCGCCGGCAGGCGGGGCAGTGCGAGGCGGGCGACGCCAGCGACAGCGCGTCTTCCCCGTCGTCCTCATCGCCGCCGTCGGCGCCGCGGCCTGCGTCGCGCCGCGCGAGCATCTTCGGCAGCCGGACAATCACCACATTCAGGAAACTGCCGAGCACCAGGCCGGCGATGAAAGCGGCGGCCTGCCATTGCCAGGGAATGTCGGGCATACCGGATTATAGTGCAAATCCCAGGTTGAAAATCGGCAGGTACATCGTCGCGATGATCCAGCCGACGATGCCGGCGATCAGCAGAATCAGACACGGCTCGGTCAGTTGAATCACGCGGTCGGCTTTGGCGGCGATTTGCTCGTCGTAATACGCGGCGATTTGCCGGAACGATTCGTCGAGATGCCCGCTGTCCTCGCCGATGCGAACGACCTGCTCGAAGAAGCGGTCGAAGAAGGCGGCGCGCCGGATGGCGTCGGAAAACCCCGCGCCTTCCTCAAGGCGCGCCGAAATGCCGTCGAGCACCTCGCGAAAGACCGCGTCGGGCGACGAGTCGGACAGCCATTCCATCGCCGTCGCCAGCGGCACGCCGGCGCCGTAGGCGGGGCCGACGACGGTGGCGAACAGGCGGCACCAGTACGCCTTCCTGAGCGCGCCCGCCAGCGGCAGGTGCAGCACCAGCCTGCCGGTTGCGCGGCGAAACCAGTGCGCGTTGCGGTGCAGCAGCAGCGCGGCGGCGGCCAGCGCGGCCAGCAGCGCGGCGGCGCGCGGGCCGTGTTCGGAAAGGTGCGAGAACAGGCGCAGCGTCCGCCGCGTGTAGTCCGGCAACTCGCCGCCGAAACCGGCGTAGAAAGACTCAAACTGCGGTATCACCGTCAGCAGCAGCACGCCGACGACGACGGCGGACGCGGCCAGCACCGTCGCCGGATAGACGACGGCGCGCTTCAGTTTCTGCCGTATCTTCTCGTGCTTCTCGCGCTGCGCCGCCAGTTCCGCCGCCAGCGGCGCGAGGCGCCCGCTGCTCTCGCCGGCTTGCAGGATGTGGACGATGAAGCGGTGGCGCGGGTGCAGGTGCGGCGCAAGGCTTTGCGCGAGGCCGCCGCCGGCCTCGATGTCCTGCCACACCAGCGTCAGCGTCCGCCGCAGGCGCGGCTTCGCCTGCCGCCGCAGCAGATTGAAGACATCGCCGACCGGCAGCGACGCGCGCAGCAGCGTCGCCAGTTGCCGCAGCACCACCGTCACATCGCGCCCGCCGAGACGCCGCGCCGGCCTACCGCAGTTTGCCTCGACCAGGATAACGCCTTGCACAGCAAGGGATTGCTCCAGATCGCCTTTGTCGCGCGCCGCGCGCTGCCCCGACACGGCTTCGCCGCCGGACGACAAGCCGCGCCACCGGAACCACTTTTTCCGTGGTGTGGTCATTGGTCAGCGACATTGTGACGGCAGGTATTTGGAGGCGAGTTTGTCACTGGCATTCTCCGCGTCCTCGTCAGGCCCACATTTCCACTTGACGATGTTATTTCTTATGGTTGCTTTCAGCTGCAAAACCTTGCTTCCGGCAGTACCTCCGATATCACTGTTCAAAGTTAGTTTGAGAAGGCCAGCGGTAGGGTCACCGTCTTCTGGTTTACTTTCATAGTCAATGTCGGACACATAATCACTCGTCAGTGTCTCATCAATGCCGGCTGCTGCCGCATCCTTCGGCAATTTCGCCTCCGTAATGTAATACTCCCCAATCAGCACCTTCATCGAGGCCGCGACATTCAGCGCGTCCGCGATTTTCGCGCGCACGGTATAATCCTGGTACGCCGGCACCGCCAGCGACAACAAAATACCGACAATGGCGATTGCAATCATCAATTCAATCAGCGTAAAGCCGCCTGTTTTCCCGCTTGTTTTCAGTTTTCTCATGACAATACCTCCTGTTTCTGGTTGTCGCCGCCATCCTCGCCCGCGGCGGGGCTTTGCGGCGGCCACAGCCGACGAGCGGTAGCAAATGGCCGATGAATGACCAAAAACCGGCTCCGCCGCCCCCGCTGAGGGTTGCGCTGGCGCAGCAGAACTTCGTCGTCGGCGACCTGCGCGGCAACGCCGAACGCATCGTGCGCCTCGCGCGCGAGGCGCGCACGAACGGCGCGCGGCTGATTGTCTTTTCCGAGTTGTCGCTGACGGGCTATTCGCCGGAGGATTTGCTGCTGCGCGACGACTTCATCGCCGCCGCCGCCGACGCGGTGGAGGAAGTCGCGCGCGCCGCCGCCGGCATTGACCTCATCGTCGGCGCGCCGGTGCGCGAGCACGGCCATCTGTTCAACGCCGCGCTGCACCTGTCGGACGGGCGCGTCGCGCACCGCTGCCGCAAGCGCAGTTTGCCGAACTACGAAGTGTTCGACGAGAAGCGCTACTTCAGCGCCGGGCCGGACGAGGCCTGCGTGTTCCGGGTGGACGGCGTTGCGCTCGGGCTGACGGTGTGCGAGGACATCTGGCAGCCGCACGCCGCCGCCGACGCGGCGCGCGCCGGCGCCGATTGCCTGGTCAATCTCAGCGCCTCTCCGTTTGATGTCGCCAAGCAGGCGCGGCGCGACGAGACGCTGCGCGCGCGCATCGGCGAGACCGGCCTGCCGGTGATTTATGTCAACCAGGTCGGCGGCCAGGACGACCTGGTGTTTGACGGCGATTCAAGGGTGTTCAACCGCGCCGGGCGCTGCGTGTTTCGCGCGCCGCCGTTCGAGGAGGGTGTCTGGTGTTGCGACATCGGCGCCGACGCCGCCGCTTGCGACGAGACGCCGCCGCAGGTGGCGCCGGTCGAGATCATCCGGCGCGCGCTGTCAACGGGGCTGCGCGATTATGTGGAAAAGCACGCTTTCGCCGGCGTCGTCGTCGGCCTGTCGGGCGGCATTGACTCGGCGCTGGTGCTGATACTGGCGGTCGAGGCGCTCGGCGCCGCGCGCGTCAAGGCGGTGATGATGCCCTCGGAATACACATCGGCGCAAAGCATTGAAGACGCGCGCCTGATTGCGCGCAACGCCGGCGTCGAGTTGCTTGAGGTGCCGATCACCAATGTCTTCGAGACGATGCTGGCGGAACTGGCGCCGGTGTTCAAGGGCCGGCAACGCGATGTCACCGAGGAGAACCTTCAGGCGCGCATTCGCGGCAGTCTGCTGATGTCCATTTCCAACAAACTCGGCCTGATGGTCGTGGCGACCTCCAACAAGAGCGAACTGGCGGTCGGCTACTCGACGCTGTACGGCGACACCGTCGGCGGCTACGCGCCGCTGAAGGATTTGTTCAAGAACCGCGTCTATCAACTGGCCGCCCACTGCAACCGCGAACGCGAGCGGATTCCGCGCAGCATCATCGAACGCGCGCCGACGGCGGAACTGGCGCCGGGGCAACTGGACACCGACAGCCTGCCGCCGTACCCGGTGCTGGACGCGATACTCGAGCAACTGATTGAGCACGACGCCACCGCCGCCGGCCTGGCCGGGCGCGGTTTCGACGCCGCGACGGTGCGCCGCGTGCAGCGGATGGTCGTCGCCAGCGAATACAAAAGACGCCAGTCGGCGCCCGGCCCGAAAATCACGCCGCGCGCGTTCGGCAGGGACCGCCGCTATCCGGTCACCTGCCGTTTCGGCGGCGATTCGCGTGAATGAAGAGACTGAAGAACAGGCGGCGCCGGCGGCGCTTTCAGGTTCGGTTTGCCGAAGGCAACCCGCGAGCGGCGCGGGGCGCCGAACGGCGGGGCGTCAGTGGCGCGCTTTCAGGTTCAGTTTGTCGAGGAGGCTGTCGGCGAGGCGGTTCAGCGCGGCCATCCAGCCGCGCCGCCCCTCGCGCGCGAGCGCGCCGACCGGCTTCATGTCGGCGTCGAGATAGTCGGGGTAGTTGTGCATCAGCACCTTGATGGTGTCGTCGGCGAGGTCGTCGGCGCCGAGCCGCCGGTAGGCGTCCGCCATCAGGTAGAGGCCGTCGGGCGTGTTCTGCGCGCCGTCGTACTGCTCCAGCATGTATTTGATGCGGTTGACCGCCGCCACATAGCTGCCCTGGCGCAGGTAGAACCCGGCGACGCGCATCTCGTAAATCGCCAGCAGGTTGCGCAGCACGACCAGGTGCGCGCCGGCGCTGTCGCGGTAGGTGCTTTCCGGGAAATTCTCGTGCAGGTGCCTGAACGCCATGAAAGACTCCATCAGCGGGCGCGGGTCTTTCGTCGTGCGGTCGCGCGGCACAATCTTGTTCAGCAGGTTGCGCCCGTAATTGAACCAGGCCAGCCCTTTCAGGTAATAGGCGTAGTCCAGGTTCGGGTGGTTCGGGTTGTTCTTGATGAAACGTTCGGTCATCACCGTCGCCGTCTCGCTGTCTTCAATCTTGTAGTGCGCGTAGGCGTTCTCCAGCAGCGCCGCCTGCGAGTGGCGGCTGAACGGGAAGGTGGTCTCGAGTTTCCGGTAGTTCTCTATCGCGGCGCTGTAATAGCCGCTTTGCAAACTGGTCTTGGCGGTCTGGTACAGCGCCTCGGCCTGCACCTCCTCATCCGGTTTGGGATCGAATACCGAGCAGCCGGCCAGCGCCGCAAAGTACACGGACAGAAGGGCGGCCAGCAAATAATGCCTTGGGTGATGTGTGGGGTGATGTCGGGGCATTCCGGTTCGTCGTTGTGGGTAAGCCGCCGGCGGCGCGCCGACGGAATCCCGCCAATTATAGCGCGAACGAAGTGAACGCGAAGGTGGACGAGGTGAACGGCGAGGTGCTGCGGGCCGTCATCGGCGCCGCGCAGTCCGGCGCGCGCCTTGACCGCGCGCTGGCCGGGCTGTTTTCCGGTTATTCGCGCAGTTTCCTGCAGGAATGCATCCGGCAGGGGCGCGTGCTGGTGGACGGCAGCGTGCCGAAGGCGCGCGACATCGTGTCCGGCGGCGAGCACATCGCTTTCAGGCCGCCTCCGGCGCCGACGGACGCCGTCGCCGCCGAGCCGTTGCCGCTCGCCGTCATTTACGAGGACGACGACCTGCTGGTCATTGACAAACCGCCCGGCCAGGTTGTGCACCCCGCCGCCGGGCACCGCGGCGGCACCGTGCTGAACGCGCTGCTGCACCGCTGTCCGCAACTCGCGGCGCTGCCGCGCGGCGGCATTGTGCACCGCCTGGACAAGGGAACCAGCGGCCTGATGGCCGTCGCCAAGACGCACCTCGCGCACCAGTCGCTGGTGTCGCAGTTGCAGGCGCGGACGGTGAAACGCCGTTATCTCGCGCTGGTGTGCGGGCGCCCCGTCGCCGGCGGTGAAGTCGCGGCGCCGGTTGGCCGCCATCCGCGCGACCGCAAGCGCATGGCCGTGCGCGACGGCGGCAGGGCGGCGGTGACCCGCTACCGCATCGCCCGCCGCTTCGCCGCGCACACGCTGCTGGATGTGGAACTGGAAACCGGGCGCACGCATCAGATACGGGTTCATCTGGCGCACGTCAACTACCCGGTCTTCGGCGACCCGGTGTATGGCGGGCGTTTTCGCCCGGTCGCCGGCGCGCCGCCGCAGGCGCAGGACGAACTGCGCGCCTTCGCGCGCCAGGCGCTGCACGCCGCCGAACTGTCGCTGCTGCATCCGGCCACGCACAAGACCTGCCACTGGCGCGCCGAACCGCCCGATGATTTGCGCCGCCTGCTGGCGTTGCTTGAGCGCATTGAAGAGCCTGTGGAAGAGTGCATCGAAGGGCGCATCGAAGGGCGCATTGAAACCGGCGATGGATGAAATACGCAACGGCTTCGTCCGCCCCGGCTGGAGCGCGCCTTCGCGCGTCGGCGCATGCATGACAACGCGCGAGGGCGGTTGCAGCGCGCCGCCGTTTGACAGTCTGAACCTCTCGGCAAATGTTGGTGACGACGCCGACTGCGTCGCACAAAACCGCCGCCGCCTGCGTGAACGCCTGCATCTGCCCGCCGAACCGCTGTGGCTTGAACAGCAGCACGGCGCGTGCGTCGTCGTCGCCGAACAGGTCGCCGGACAACCGCCGCCGCACCGTGCCGATGCCGCCGTGTCGTTTGAGGCCGGGCAGGTTTGTGTGGTAACCGTTGCCGACTGCCTGCCGGTGCTGTTTTGCGACCGCGGTGCGCGCTGCGTCGGCGCCGCCCACGCCGGCTGGCGCGGTCTGGCCGATGGTGTGCTGGAGGCGACGGTCGCCGCGCTCGGTTGTCCGCCGGCGGAACTGCTTGCCTGGCTGGGGCCGGCCATCGGGCCGCATGCGTTTCAGGTCGGTGACGAGGTGCGCGAGCGCTTTGTGCGACAGGACGAAGACTGCGCGCTCGCGTTTTTGCCGGACAACACCGGCGCCTGGATGGCCGATTTGTGCCAGTTGGCAAGACTGCGGTTGCGGCGGCTGGGCGTCGCCGAAATCACCGGCGGCCATCATTGCACCTGGCACGATGAACGGCATTTTTTCTCGCACCGCCGCGACCGCCGCAGCGGACGCATGGCCGCGCTGATCTGGCTTCGGCACGGCGGCGGCGCTTGAAGAGCGCTTGAAAGGCGGCTTGAAAGGCGTTTGCAAGACGCTTGAAAAGAGCCGTTCGCACCCGCATATTTTCTTCATGAAACGGAGATTTTGATGCGTACCGACAAACTGACAACCCGCTTTCAGACGGCATTGCAGGAAGCGCAGTCGCGCGCGCTCGCCAACGACCACCAGTTCATCGAGCCGCTGCATCTGCTGGCGGCGCTGCTTGAGGACGGCGGCGGCTCGGCGGCGCATCTGCTGCAATTGTGCGGCGTGGATGTGGCGGCGGTGCGCCAGCGCATTGAGCGCGAAATCGGGCGCCTGCCGCGGGTCGAGGGCGCCGCCGGCGAGATGCATGTGTCGAAAGACCTGCTGCAGTTGCTGAACATCTGCGAGAAACTCGCGTTGGAGCGCGGCGACGCCTACATCGCGTCCGAACTGTTTTTGCAGGCGCTGATGGGCAGCGACGACCGCGCCGGCGTCATCCTGCGCGAGGCCGGCGCCGACGAAGCCGCGCTGAAACAGGCGCTTGACCATTTGCGCGGCGGCGAGCCGGTGGATGACGCCGGCGCCGAAGACCAGCGCCAGGCGCTGGAGCGCTACACCGTGGACATGACCGAAATGGCGGCGCAGGGCAAACTCGACCCGGTCATCGGGCGCGACGACGAAATCCGCCGCGTCGTCCAGGTGTTGCAGCGCAGGACCAAGAACAACCCGGTGCTGATCGGCGAACCCGGCGTCGGCAAGACCGCCATCGCCGAGGGGCTGGCGCAGCGCATCGTCAACCGCGAGGTGCCCGAGGGCCTTGTCGGCAAGCGTCTGCTGAACCTCGACATGGGGCTGCTGATCGCCGGCGCCAAGTACCGCGGCGAGTTTGAGGAAAGGCTGAAGGCGGTGCTGAACGAACTGAAAAAGGAGGCCGGGCGCGTCATCCTGTTCATTGACGAAA is from Gammaproteobacteria bacterium and encodes:
- the tyrS gene encoding tyrosine--tRNA ligase; translation: MKSAMKTDAAELLRGAVDVLLPDELRQRLDAGAPLVVKAGFDPTAPDLHLGHTVLINKLREFQRQGHAVKFVIGDFTGMIGDPSGRSKMRPPLTREQVIENAATYSAQIERILDRDATEICFNSKWLEKLPAKSVVELASQHTVARMLERDDFSKRYAGGQPIGIHEFLYPLLQGYDSVALNADVELGGVDQKFNLLLGRELQKNHGQAPQVVMTMPLLEGLDGVRKMSKSLDNTIGVTEPAGEMFGKLMSLSDELMWRYFTLLSFRSSAQIEALKRQVADGRNPRDVKFELAREIVARFHDAGAAERAHAGFIERFSKHAIPGDIEVRDVCIEGDSLPLPQLMKKSSLTGSSSEALRMIKQGAVRIDGEKVGDCGLEIKAGSDHVYQIGRRRFQRIRLIKS
- the coaE gene encoding dephospho-CoA kinase (Dephospho-CoA kinase (CoaE) performs the final step in coenzyme A biosynthesis.); the protein is MIRIGLSGGIGCGKSEANAVFRSLGAPVVDADEIARELTAPGRPELDEIAAAFGAGIIGGDGALDRARLREIIFSDDDARRRLNAILHPRVRRETEKRVLALAADNACCIITAPLLIEAGMSDLADVVVVIDCDEETRVRRIVARDGGDAAQAKRIIAAQAGAEERLRAADIVIDNRGDREQLRRKIARLHRKLLENSARRGQDLIRRIR
- a CDS encoding A24 family peptidase codes for the protein MPDIPWQWQAAAFIAGLVLGSFLNVVIVRLPKMLARRDAGRGADGGDEDDGEDALSLASPASHCPACRRPLKAWHNIPLLSYLALRGRCAWCRAPISPRYPVVELATALALVGVLAVHQAPPAFAAGAALSACLIALVAIDLRDGLLPDAITLPLLWLGLAVNSFGLFTDAASAVLGAIGGYLSFAAMNQCYAAVRKQQGLGGGDMKLLAALGAWFGWQALPGIVLLASVTGLAASLAMIAAGRWKRTTRIPFGPYLALAGWVCLLFGETLRDPLRVLLGGGEWP
- a CDS encoding type II secretion system F family protein; translated protein: MTTPRKKWFRWRGLSSGGEAVSGQRAARDKGDLEQSLAVQGVILVEANCGRPARRLGGRDVTVVLRQLATLLRASLPVGDVFNLLRRQAKPRLRRTLTLVWQDIEAGGGLAQSLAPHLHPRHRFIVHILQAGESSGRLAPLAAELAAQREKHEKIRQKLKRAVVYPATVLAASAVVVGVLLLTVIPQFESFYAGFGGELPDYTRRTLRLFSHLSEHGPRAAALLAALAAAALLLHRNAHWFRRATGRLVLHLPLAGALRKAYWCRLFATVVGPAYGAGVPLATAMEWLSDSSPDAVFREVLDGISARLEEGAGFSDAIRRAAFFDRFFEQVVRIGEDSGHLDESFRQIAAYYDEQIAAKADRVIQLTEPCLILLIAGIVGWIIATMYLPIFNLGFAL
- a CDS encoding pilin; protein product: MRAKIADALNVAASMKVLIGEYYITEAKLPKDAAAAGIDETLTSDYVSDIDYESKPEDGDPTAGLLKLTLNSDIGGTAGSKVLQLKATIRNNIVKWKCGPDEDAENASDKLASKYLPSQCR
- a CDS encoding NAD+ synthase, whose protein sequence is MNDQKPAPPPPLRVALAQQNFVVGDLRGNAERIVRLAREARTNGARLIVFSELSLTGYSPEDLLLRDDFIAAAADAVEEVARAAAGIDLIVGAPVREHGHLFNAALHLSDGRVAHRCRKRSLPNYEVFDEKRYFSAGPDEACVFRVDGVALGLTVCEDIWQPHAAADAARAGADCLVNLSASPFDVAKQARRDETLRARIGETGLPVIYVNQVGGQDDLVFDGDSRVFNRAGRCVFRAPPFEEGVWCCDIGADAAACDETPPQVAPVEIIRRALSTGLRDYVEKHAFAGVVVGLSGGIDSALVLILAVEALGAARVKAVMMPSEYTSAQSIEDARLIARNAGVELLEVPITNVFETMLAELAPVFKGRQRDVTEENLQARIRGSLLMSISNKLGLMVVATSNKSELAVGYSTLYGDTVGGYAPLKDLFKNRVYQLAAHCNRERERIPRSIIERAPTAELAPGQLDTDSLPPYPVLDAILEQLIEHDATAAGLAGRGFDAATVRRVQRMVVASEYKRRQSAPGPKITPRAFGRDRRYPVTCRFGGDSRE
- a CDS encoding outer membrane protein assembly factor BamD — its product is MLAALLSVYFAALAGCSVFDPKPDEEVQAEALYQTAKTSLQSGYYSAAIENYRKLETTFPFSRHSQAALLENAYAHYKIEDSETATVMTERFIKNNPNHPNLDYAYYLKGLAWFNYGRNLLNKIVPRDRTTKDPRPLMESFMAFRHLHENFPESTYRDSAGAHLVVLRNLLAIYEMRVAGFYLRQGSYVAAVNRIKYMLEQYDGAQNTPDGLYLMADAYRRLGADDLADDTIKVLMHNYPDYLDADMKPVGALAREGRRGWMAALNRLADSLLDKLNLKARH
- a CDS encoding RluA family pseudouridine synthase — encoded protein: MNAKVDEVNGEVLRAVIGAAQSGARLDRALAGLFSGYSRSFLQECIRQGRVLVDGSVPKARDIVSGGEHIAFRPPPAPTDAVAAEPLPLAVIYEDDDLLVIDKPPGQVVHPAAGHRGGTVLNALLHRCPQLAALPRGGIVHRLDKGTSGLMAVAKTHLAHQSLVSQLQARTVKRRYLALVCGRPVAGGEVAAPVGRHPRDRKRMAVRDGGRAAVTRYRIARRFAAHTLLDVELETGRTHQIRVHLAHVNYPVFGDPVYGGRFRPVAGAPPQAQDELRAFARQALHAAELSLLHPATHKTCHWRAEPPDDLRRLLALLERIEEPVEECIEGRIEGRIETGDG
- the pgeF gene encoding peptidoglycan editing factor PgeF, producing MDEIRNGFVRPGWSAPSRVGACMTTREGGCSAPPFDSLNLSANVGDDADCVAQNRRRLRERLHLPAEPLWLEQQHGACVVVAEQVAGQPPPHRADAAVSFEAGQVCVVTVADCLPVLFCDRGARCVGAAHAGWRGLADGVLEATVAALGCPPAELLAWLGPAIGPHAFQVGDEVRERFVRQDEDCALAFLPDNTGAWMADLCQLARLRLRRLGVAEITGGHHCTWHDERHFFSHRRDRRSGRMAALIWLRHGGGA